One window from the genome of Blastocatellia bacterium encodes:
- a CDS encoding NADH-quinone oxidoreductase subunit C yields MENEDQLRILRERFGPQIVEISEPWGQLTIVLTPEAIVPVAEFLRDDPALSYTLLTDLCGVDRGLSADPRFEIVYHLYSMSHHRRLRLKIRVREGERAPTVTGVWPNANWYEREVYDLFGVEFEGHPDLRRLLMPEDWDGHPLRKDYPLRGYRG; encoded by the coding sequence ATGGAAAACGAAGATCAGTTGAGAATTCTCCGCGAGCGGTTTGGCCCACAGATTGTCGAGATCAGCGAGCCGTGGGGCCAATTGACGATTGTTCTGACGCCGGAGGCCATCGTCCCCGTCGCTGAATTCCTCCGGGACGATCCTGCCCTGAGCTATACCCTGCTCACCGATCTGTGCGGAGTGGATCGCGGCCTGAGCGCCGATCCTCGGTTTGAGATCGTCTACCATCTCTACTCGATGTCTCACCATCGTCGTCTCCGGCTGAAGATTCGCGTGCGTGAAGGCGAACGCGCGCCCACGGTCACCGGGGTCTGGCCCAATGCCAATTGGTATGAACGGGAGGTGTACGATCTCTTCGGGGTGGAGTTTGAAGGGCATCCCGATCTGCGCCGGTTGCTGATGCCGGAGGACTGGGATGGGCACCCCTTGCGCAAGGATTATCCCTTGCGCGGCTATCGAGGATAG